A stretch of the Gossypium hirsutum isolate 1008001.06 chromosome D07, Gossypium_hirsutum_v2.1, whole genome shotgun sequence genome encodes the following:
- the LOC107953319 gene encoding protein REVEILLE 7 isoform X1 — MDTQDQIEDKTSPNAFKSGICPQSMTLNQLQELYTFNHDHTPKARKPYTITKQREKWTEEEHERFLEALRLYGRGWRQIEEHVGTKSAVQIRSHAQKFFSKVVRESNGGFDGSIKSIVIPPPRPKRKPVHPYPRKSVDLVKGKSPSSQPERSPSPNQFFREQDNKSPTSVLSDAMGSSALEQQKGCSSPTSCTTNLQSINTSPVEKETDYATSNLAAEEEKPSLSSVKMFGQSDAENILSMNLNADFKDFVFGEGNAAPVIPSTSIKLFGKTVQVKDSPKPSISAENFESQTSKTSRDDVDAVNKMLVQAFPSTHFRHEFVTRYSY; from the exons GACCAAATTGAAGACAAAACATCGCCCAATGCTTTTAAATCTGGCATATGCCCCCAATCTATGACATTGAACCAGTTGCAGGAGTTATACACATTTAATCATGATCACACACCCAAG GCTAGAAAACCCTACACTATAACTAAACAGAGGGAGAAATGGACTGAGGAAGAGCATGAGAGGTTTCTTGAAGCTTTAAGGTTGTATGGTCGTGGCTGGCGCCAAATAGAAG AGCATGTAGGCACTAAATCTGCAGTTCAAATTCGAAGCCATGCTCAAAAGTTTTTCTCTAAG GTTGTCCGAGAGTCAAATGGTGGCTTTGATGGTTCCATTAAATCAATAGTGATACCGCCTCCTCGTCCTAAAAGAAAGCCAGTACATCCATATCCCCGAAAATCTGTCGATTTGGTCAAAGGAAAATCACCATCATCTCAACCAGAGAGATCTCCATCCCCCAACCAATTTTTCAGAGAGCAAGACAACAAATCACCAACGTCAGTTTTATCTGACGCAATGGGGTCTTCTGCCTTGGAGCAACAGAAAGGATGTTCTTCCCCAACTTCTTGTACTACAAATTTGCAGTCAATCAATACATCCCCTGTTGAAAAGGAAACTGACTATGCAACCTCTAACTTGGCTGCTGAGGAAGAGAAACCCTCTTTGTCATCTGTGAAAATGTTTGGTCAATCAGATGCGGAGAACATTCTGTCCATG AACCTCAATGCAGATTTCAAGGACTTTGTTTTTGGTGAAGGCAATGCAGCACCTGTTATACCTTCCACTAGTATTAAGCTTTTTGGGAAAACAGTTCAGGTGAAAGATTCCCCTAAACCTTCCATAAGTGCAGAAAATTTTGAGTCACAAACATCTAAGACCAGTCGAGATGATGTTGATGCTGTCAATAAAATGCTAGTTCAGGCATTTCCTTCAACACACTTTAGACACGAGTTTGTCACACGGTACAGTTATTGA
- the LOC107953319 gene encoding protein REVEILLE 7 isoform X2: MDTQARKPYTITKQREKWTEEEHERFLEALRLYGRGWRQIEEHVGTKSAVQIRSHAQKFFSKVVRESNGGFDGSIKSIVIPPPRPKRKPVHPYPRKSVDLVKGKSPSSQPERSPSPNQFFREQDNKSPTSVLSDAMGSSALEQQKGCSSPTSCTTNLQSINTSPVEKETDYATSNLAAEEEKPSLSSVKMFGQSDAENILSMNLNADFKDFVFGEGNAAPVIPSTSIKLFGKTVQVKDSPKPSISAENFESQTSKTSRDDVDAVNKMLVQAFPSTHFRHEFVTRYSY, from the exons GCTAGAAAACCCTACACTATAACTAAACAGAGGGAGAAATGGACTGAGGAAGAGCATGAGAGGTTTCTTGAAGCTTTAAGGTTGTATGGTCGTGGCTGGCGCCAAATAGAAG AGCATGTAGGCACTAAATCTGCAGTTCAAATTCGAAGCCATGCTCAAAAGTTTTTCTCTAAG GTTGTCCGAGAGTCAAATGGTGGCTTTGATGGTTCCATTAAATCAATAGTGATACCGCCTCCTCGTCCTAAAAGAAAGCCAGTACATCCATATCCCCGAAAATCTGTCGATTTGGTCAAAGGAAAATCACCATCATCTCAACCAGAGAGATCTCCATCCCCCAACCAATTTTTCAGAGAGCAAGACAACAAATCACCAACGTCAGTTTTATCTGACGCAATGGGGTCTTCTGCCTTGGAGCAACAGAAAGGATGTTCTTCCCCAACTTCTTGTACTACAAATTTGCAGTCAATCAATACATCCCCTGTTGAAAAGGAAACTGACTATGCAACCTCTAACTTGGCTGCTGAGGAAGAGAAACCCTCTTTGTCATCTGTGAAAATGTTTGGTCAATCAGATGCGGAGAACATTCTGTCCATG AACCTCAATGCAGATTTCAAGGACTTTGTTTTTGGTGAAGGCAATGCAGCACCTGTTATACCTTCCACTAGTATTAAGCTTTTTGGGAAAACAGTTCAGGTGAAAGATTCCCCTAAACCTTCCATAAGTGCAGAAAATTTTGAGTCACAAACATCTAAGACCAGTCGAGATGATGTTGATGCTGTCAATAAAATGCTAGTTCAGGCATTTCCTTCAACACACTTTAGACACGAGTTTGTCACACGGTACAGTTATTGA